A window of the Lepisosteus oculatus isolate fLepOcu1 chromosome 14, fLepOcu1.hap2, whole genome shotgun sequence genome harbors these coding sequences:
- the LOC138242536 gene encoding zinc finger protein 211-like codes for MKKNHSRPCSDGVDKLPLWHREKQRFCQSSISKPYQHLHTGERPFSCSQCGKSFSQSSHLKTHQRIHTGERPFSCSQCGKSFSHSHLLKRHQHIHTGERPFSCSECGKSFSQSSNLITHQRIHTGERPFSCSQCGKSFSKSSHLKTHQRIHTGERPFSCNQCGKSFSKSSHLKTHQRIHTGERPFSCNQCGKSFSQSSSLKTHQRIHTGERPFSCNQCGKSFSLKSHLQSHQRIHTGERPFSCSQCGKSFSHSSSLIVHQRIHTGQRPL; via the coding sequence ATGAAGAAGAATCactcaaggccttgctcagatggagtggacaaactgccATTATGGCACAGGGAGAAGCAGCgtttctgtcagtctagcatttcaaaaccctatcagcaccttcacacaggagagagaccgttcagctgtagtcagtgtgggaagagttttagtcagtcaagccacttaaaaacccaccagcgcattcacacaggagagagacctttcagctgtagtcagtgtgggaagagttttagtcactcGCACCTCTTAAAACGAcatcagcacattcacacaggagagagaccattcagctgcagtgagtgtgggaagagttttagtcagtcaagtaacTTAAttacccaccagcgcattcacacaggagagagaccgttcagctgcagtcagtgtgggaagagttttagtaagtcaagtcacttaaaaacccaccagcgcattcacacaggagagagaccgttcagctgcaatcagtgtgggaagagttttagtaagtcaagtcacttaaaaacccaccagcgcattcacacaggagagagaccgttcagctgcaatcagtgtgggaagagttttagtcagtcaagtagcttaaaaacccaccagcgcattcacacaggagagagaccgttcagctgcaatcagtgtgggaagagttttagtctgaAAAGCCACTTACAGtcacaccagcgcattcacacaggagagagacctttcagctgtagtcaatgtgggaagagttttagtcactcAAGTAGCTTAATagtccaccagcgcattcacacaggacagAGACCGTTGTAG